The following proteins are encoded in a genomic region of Cryptomeria japonica chromosome 11, Sugi_1.0, whole genome shotgun sequence:
- the LOC131066041 gene encoding ricin B-like lectin R40C1, whose amino-acid sequence MFGHQHHHHDQQQPAPAPYGVAPYPPIYVQGDTVKIYCEANPDYHLGNLNGQVIMAAANESDPNQQWIMDTSWSVRAKDEAGFPAFALINKATGQALRHGRSQSERVTLGPYHLDDLNEAVLFTQSADVGRGYQCIRPVNNIHYNLQAMFEDDKHHHGFREGVEVVLFKWNEKENQKWKISPILSSSYGVRGYGSLYPQFSEEEPRGTTIKIYCEANPNFFVAAQGHLAVLVLGTPHDPHQQWIKVDSWGLKVKDEVGFPAFALVNKATKQALKHGNKEWEQIYLADYNHYKLDESFLWTQSADVGHGYQCLRPVNNIHLNLDAKGADGETGGIHNGNELILFSWNNQSNQKWKMQPLLSSSHGPYGHRSLYPQHSEEEAWGTVIKIYCEANPDFFMAARGHLAVLALGSPDDPHQQWIKVDSWGLKVKDEAGFPAFALVNKATKQALKHGNQQWEQIYLADYNHYKLDESFLWTQSADVGHGYQCLRPANNIHLNLDAKRADGETGRIHHGNELILFSWNNQSNQKWKLRAL is encoded by the exons ATGTTTGGACACCAACACCACCACCATGATCAGCAACAGCCAGCTCCGGCCCCTTATGGAGTTGCTCCCTATCCTCCAATCTATGTACAAGGGGACACTGTGAAAATCTACTGTGAAGCTAATCCTGATTACCATCTGGGCAACCTTAATGGTCAAGTAATCATGGCAGCTGCTAATGAGTCTGACCCAAATCAG CAATGGATCATGGACACTTCATGGAGTGTGAGGGCCAAGGATGAAGCAGGCTTCCCTGCATTTGCCTTGATAAACAAGGCTACAGGCCAGGCTCTAAGGCATGGACGTTCACAGAGTGAAAGG GTTACCTTGGGCCCATATCATCTCGATGATTTGAATGAGGCTGTTCTGTTTACCCAGAGTGCAGATGTGGGAAGGGGGTATCAGTGCATCAGACCTGTGAACAACATTCACTACAATCTGCAAGCCATGTTTGAAGATGATAAACATCATCATGGATTCCGCGAAGGGGTAGAGGTTGTTCTGTTCAAATGGAACGAGAAGGAGAATCAGAAATGGAAGATCAGTCCCATCT TGAGCTCATCTTATGGAGTGCGTGGGTATGGTTCATTATACCCTCAATTTAGTGAGGAGGAACCTCGGGGTACCACGATTAAGATTTATTGCGAAGCCAATCCAAACTTTTTCGTGGCTGCCCAAGGCCATCTTGCAGTGCTTGTTCTAGGAACCCCACATGATCCTCACCAG CAATGGATCAAAGTGGATTCGTGGGGTCTTAAGGTGAAGGATGAAGTTGGATTCCCAGCATTTGCATTGGTGAACAAGGCTACAAAACAAGCTCTAAAACATGGAAATAAAGAGTGGGAGCAA ATATACTTGGCAGACTACAACCACTACAAGTTGGATGAATCATTTCTGTGGACCCAAAGTGCAGATGTTGGACATGGGTACCAATGCCTTAGGCCAGTAAACAACATCCatctcaatttggatgccaaaGGAGCTGATGGTGAAACTGGTGGAATCCATAATGGAAATGAGCTCATTCTCTTCAGCTGGAATAATCAAAGCAACCAGAAATGGAAAATGCAGCCTCTTT TGAGCTCATCTCATGGACCGTATGGGCATCGTTCATTATACCCTCAACATAGCGAGGAGGAAGCTTGGGGTACTGTGATCAAGATTTATTGTGAAGCCAATCCAGACTTTTTCATGGCTGCCAGAGGCCACCTTGCAGTGCTTGCTCTAGGAAGCCCTGATGATCCTCACCAG CAATGGATCAAAGTGGATTCATGGGGTCTTAAGGTGAAGGATGAAGCTGGATTCCCAGCATTTGCATTGGTGAATAAGGCTACAAAGCAGGCTCTAAAACATGGAAATCAACAGTGGGAGCAG ATATACCTGGCAGACTACAACCACTACAAGTTGGATGAGTCATTTCTGTGGACCCAAAGTGCAGATGTTGGACATGGGTACCAATGCCTTAGGCCTGCAAACAACATCCatctcaatttggatgccaaaAGAGCTGATGGTGAAACTGGTAGAATTCATCATGGAAATGAGCTCATTCTCTTTAGCTGGAATAACCAGAGCAATCAGAAATGGAAGCTGCGGGCTCTTT AG
- the LOC131066042 gene encoding ricin B-like lectin R40C1, with product MSGYHHHHQQQDPPRAPNPLISVQGNTVKIYCEADPDYYLANLNGHVIMAAANESDPNQQWIMDTSWTVRAKDEAGFPAFALINRATGQALRHGRSESERVTLGPYRLDDFNEAVLFTQSGYVGKGYQCIRPVNNIQFNLEAMFQVDKHHRGLYEGAEISLFKWNKKENQKWKITPILSSSHGASRPGSLPPQSSGEEPQGPSVRVYCEANPNFFMAARGHLATLALGIPHDPHQQWIKVDSWGLKVKDEVGFPAFALVNKATKQALKHGNQEWDQIYLADYNPNKLDESVLWTQSADVGHGYQCLRPVNNIRLNMDAKGANGETGGIHHGNELILFSWNKQSNQKWKLQPP from the exons ATGTCTGGATACCACCACCACCATCAGCAGCAAGACCCACCTCGAGCTCCCAATCCTCTAATCTCTGTACAAGGGAACACTGTGAAGATCTACTGTGAAGCTGATCCTGATTACTATCTGGCCAATCTTAATGGTCACGTAATCATGGCAGCTGCTAATGAGTCTGACCCAAATCAG CAATGGATCATGGACACTTCATGGACTGTGAGGGCAAAGGATGAAGCAGGATTCCCTGCATTTGCCTTGATAAACAGGGCTACAGGCCAGGCTCTAAGGCATGGACGTTCAGAGAGTGAAAGG GTTACCTTAGGTCCATATCGCCTTGATGATTTCAATGAGGCTGTTCTGTTCACCCAGAGTGGCTATGTAGGAAAGGGGTATCAGTGCATCAGACCTGTGAACAACATTCAATTCAATCTGGAAGCCATGTTTCAAGTTGATAAACATCATCGCGGACTCTATGAAGGAGCAGAGATTTCTCTGTTCAAATGGAACAAGAAGGAGAATCAGAAATGGAAGATCACTCCCATCT TGAGCTCATCCCATGGAGCATCTCGGCCTGGTTCATTACCTCCTCAATCTAGTGGGGAGGAGCCTCAGggtccatcagttagggtttattgCGAAGCCAATCCAAACTTTTTCATGGCTGCCCGGGGCCATCTTGCAACACTTGCTTTAGGAATCCCACATGATCCCCACCAG CAATGGATCAAAGTGGATTCATGGGGGCTTAAAGTGAAGGATGAAGTTGGATTCCCAGCCTTTGCATTGGTGAATAAGGCTACAAAGCAGGCTCTAAAACATGGAAATCAAGAGTGGGATCAG ATATACTTGGCTGATTACAACCCCAACAAGTTGGATGAATCAGTTCTCTGGACCCAAAGTGCAGATGTTGGGCATGGTTACCAATGCCTTAGGCCTGTAAACAACATCCGTCTCAATATGGATGCCAAAGGAGCTAATGGTGAAACTGGTGGAATCCATCATGGAAATGAGCTCATTCTCTTCAGCTGGAATAAGCAAAGCAACCAGAAATGGAAGCTGCAGCCTCCTT AG